The genome window tccccagcggagtcgccaaaaagtatgttgacacctttttggaggcgtcaattactcaagagaaccagcggcggtgctctctggtcaggcgcggacggtccgcggcacagggccggacggtccgcgacctggcgcgaggcggcggcgctctctagtcaggcgcggacggtccgcggcacagggccggacggtccgcgacctggtgcaggagctcgggttccctgcctgacggccggacggtccgcgccctagggccggacggtccgcgcgtgcgcaggggcggcggaagatcgccggcggcgcctggatctcgctcccgggagggaccccgtcggggaggagagatcctaggtggtgtctaggctcgggccggcccacctagactcctctaatcggcgtagagtcgaagagaggcgaagaatttggggattggaagactaaacctaaactagactagaactactcctaggataaaatgcgaaatataagttgtattgattcgtttgatgatgattacaaatcggccgtagacctctctatttatagaggaagggggctggaccctttaccgtCAAAACTCCGAGCAAATCTCGGGATTTTCGCCAACAAACGCAGcgaaaaactcggaaccctaatctgttctgcgcgtgcgcggaccgtccggcccacaggcgcggaccgtccggaccgcggaccgtccggcctcagggccggactgtccgcacctcaatttggtgctcaacaccttcttattcaaaattgaataagaaTGAGAATTGAACCCCTCCAATCCCCTCCGGTTTTATATCTCCTAAACTAGCCCCAAATcaattaggccttgttcggttagcttccaatccacatggattgagtgggattgggtgggtttaaatcccaactAAGTCAAACTctttcttaattttttccaatctcatccaatccatgggtaacgggattaaccgaacaaggccttattgGGAAAATAGGGTTAAGGTAAACAGGAGGAGGACATCAAAGAGGTGGGACAATGATAGTGGACTCCGCGGATATCACTAGTGTCACGATCACCCTTGGATAGAAAGGTATGGTTAAGGTAAACTCCTTAGATAGTTTAGGACTCTCACATCATCAAGGCAGATTGGATTGATTTTATAGGGGCTTAGGAAAGATCACGTGGCTATCAATTTGTACCATATGATTCTCATTAAAAACACAGAGTAATGGAACTAGCGTCGTGGCACTTTCCTCTTGAACTCCACTACGAATCATTGGGCCCATAGAGCAGTACACCGCATCAATCAGCACAGGCAGGCTGGCAGGCTGCAGAGGCTTGCTTGGCACGGTCGGGAACATCAAATCCGACGACGGGTCCAGGCACAATCATCATATATACAGAACGCATTTGTCCAGCTCGAGCAGCGAATCGCGGGGCATGTGCCGCGCGCCCCgtcagggcttgttcggttattttcaatccatatggattggaggggattgagagggATTTTAACTTACTAAGGATTAAAACCCCCTCAATcctcctcaatccatatggattggggtataaCCGAACATGGCCTCAAGGTTGCATGCGCCGGCGACGTCAGGGCATGGTCCCATCCCATCTCCAGGTCGCGTCAGTGCATCGTGCCGGACCAAAAACCCGAGTCGTCGAAACCCCGCATTCTGCCGAGCAAACCAAGCTTATGTTACTACTGTAAATTGTGTAACCTATCAAGCTTACTCTGTCAAGCTTATGTTACTACTGTCAAGCTTACTCTGTCGAGGTGTTACTACTGTCCATGTTAAATTATGTAACCTGTCAAGCTGTTTCTACTTTTTTTCAAGCTGGTAAATTGTGTAAGCTGTTAAGCTTGAATCAAGCTGTCCATGTTACTATCTCTGTCTCTGTTGCTATCTCTTTCCATGTTGCTATACCTGTCAATTTGGTAAATTTTGTGAATTTTCAACCTATTTACTGGTAAATTGTGTAAATTTTTCAAGAATTCATTTGTCCATGTCCATGTTTAGCTGGTAAATTGTGTAAATTTTTAAGTTGTTTAGTTGTTACAACTTTAGTGTGGCACGCCTAGATCTGTATACACGCCCAACAGCAGCAGATGAATCAAACACACGCCCATCAAATCATGGCTCATTAAATATAGACAACCAAACGCACTCCCATCAAATCCTGGCTAATTTAATACAGACAACCAAACAACTAAACTAATTATCACTTGCATCCATTTATTTAGGCGCTCGACCTGCATCAAGGTTTCAACCAGGCTCTGTCCAGGCAAGGAACCAATCACGCCGATACAGAACGCATTTGTCCAGCTCCAGCAGCGAATCGCAAGGCATGTGCCGGGCGCCCCGTCAAGGTTGCATGCGCCGGCGACGTCAGGGCATGGTCCCATCCCATCTCCAGGTCGCGTCAGTGCATCGTGCCGGACCAAACCAAAGACCCGAGCCGTCGAAACCCCGCATTCTGCAGAGCAAACCAAGCCCCGGCTTGTACTCTTTCCCGTGATCCCGGGCCCGGCGAGGAATATCGGCCAGCGAGCAAGCAGGCCGGCGGTGGACGAGTGCGACGGGTTATGTTTCGTGTTAACGTTCTCCAGTGCGTAGTGTAAAACAGTCAAAAAAGGCGGGTCCGGTGACGGCGATTGTGGCACGCGGCACAGCACCCGTGAAAATCTGGTAAATATCTTCTTTTTTTTCCCAGCAAAGACGATAATGTGTTGCCGTAAGACTGAGTCCAACAAAGGACCTAAAATCTGACTTAAACTCAAAATAGGTTATAAATAGACACTGTTTGCAATCTGTGCCCTCTCTAACAGGCTAACTAAAGTTAGAACCTATTCTGGGCTTCCACCCGTACGTAACCCAGATATGgggaccttgcaaggataaatagGTCGTGTGGAACGAACGGTGATACTCGGAACAAACGGAAAGAGAGAAAGAgcaaaggaaagaaaaaaagaaacaacggcggcggcggcaccTGTTGGAAAGAAAAGCAGACGACGTCGTTGGACTGAAACCCATTTCAGGTCACCTGTTGGAGATTCGGTTTTTTTTCTTATCTACTTAAACAGACTGGGGTACCTATAGAACGTTTTGGGTCTCAATATTTTAGGTCCATTGTTGGACTCAGTCTAATAGGTGGCCAGTGCTGCTCGGCAAGTGACTAGAGCCTATAGGGGGGAACTAGGTAGCGTTCACGGCCTCTCAGTCAGTGAAGGACTTCCCTGTTTACGAGCTGAACTAGCCTGCCGCCGCCGGCCAATTGCTGTACGATAATACGATAGACTGGCTCGGGCACATGGTGGTATGCACGGGCCACAACCTCACGGAGGAAGTACGTGTTCAAGTAGATTCGTGCTCGGTGTGCACTCGACATTCCCACTTTCCACCTGGAAACGCAGAGCATGATCGAGGTCGCCGATGGTAGCATAGCAGTCCCATGGAGCTAGTATCGGGATCAGAGAAGCACGCTGCACGCAAGATCCGAGGGTACTACTACATTGCACGCACCGTGGATTACCACGACCTCTTATTcggatattattattatttttctacATCTACATAATTACATGATGCGAGTTGCTATACTCCGCAGCCATAGAACAAAGAACATCCATCCATGATCCATCCCACCACCTCGTCGCCCTCGACGACTCTGCACTCTAACGCGTGTTCCTACAGCCAGCTGTCCATGCCTCCCTGCCGCCGGTCGGCCCTGACAAGTTCGTCGGGAGTCAGGACCCTGATCTCCCCTGCCGGGTCAAGAGCTCCATTTGCCCGGGTTCCCCGGAGCGGGCGAATCagcgccaccgccaccaccatgtCTGTCCTCCTGGATCACAGCTCACTCCACTGCCCacggcacgcacgcacgcactctTCTAATCAGACTAAAAAGTAAAGGGCCGATATCACGTGTCAGCTCCACTCCACCGCCCGGGCCAAGGTGTGACGCCGTGGTCTAGGCGTctcgcggcgcgggcgcggccgccCCCGTGCATGCTGCAAGAACTTTACTTCCTGAAtccattttttttcttcttttgaccggcccggatcgtgttgATCCTCGGCGGCGCCGGCGCGCGCGTCAATCGAGTGGGTAGCATGTGTCGTCACCTCCGGTGTTCCAGAGGAAGTGCGCGTAGGCCGCGGCGTGGTGGGCGTTCCCGGGGTCGGCCGCGATGGCCTCCTGGTAGGTCTCCTCCGCGCCGGCGAGGTCGTTCCGCGCCTTCCACAGAAAGGTAGCGTACCAGCTCAGCGCCTCCGAGTCCGCCGGCTCCGCGCGCACGGCCCTCTCGAAGTAGTGCTCCGCCCTGCGAAGAGACGTGTGAGCTATTTGATGAACAACTGCGGGTGCGTCGTCAGTTCGTCGAACGGGCTTGGGGGGAACGGACCGGTCGTGGTCGTTCTGCACGAGGTAGAGGAACTGCGCGAAGTTGGCGAGGATGAGCGAATTGTTGGGCGCAGCGGCGACGGCCTGCTCGTATCTCTGCTGCGTCAGCGTGTGCTCGGCGTGGTCCTCGGTCTCCAGCTCAGTCTCCACCGGCGCGACGAGGCCTCTCAGCACGTCCGAGTCGCTCAGCTCCTCGGCGCGCGCGCTGGCCTGCATCTTGGAGGCCTCCGCGAGCATCATTTCCCAGATGGCCTCCTCCGCCGCGTTCGCAGCGTATTGGGCGGCGGTCTCAGCCCCGGGGGGTGCCGAGGGCTGCTGCGGCGTCACACGGCTTGGTCGATATAAGGACGACTCGTCCGACCGGCCATCGCCGGTGGCGCCCGAGACAGGCGGCGTCTTGCCGCCCCCACCGTCGTTCCCGCTGACCGAGGCCGTCCTGCCGACAGAGAACGCCTTCACCGAAGCCGCGTCGAACCGGGACCGGGACCGGGACGGCTCCGCGCGCTCGGCAGGCGGAGTTGGGGGGATGGTGGCGGCTGCAGCGGCGACGCTGTGGCCCATCGACTGGACGGTGAAGTtggcgaggaggagcatgagggagAGCATGAGCGCCGGCGTGCCCGCGAAGATATGCTGGAAGAGCCAGACGAAGGAGGCGTGCATCTCGCCCTGCACGCGCGCCAGGACGCCCTGCAGGTCGTCGCAGACCACCGCGTCGCGTATCTGCTGCAGCGCGAAGCTCTGCAGCTCCCGCACAATGAGCACCATCGAGGAGAAGGCGCGGCCCACCGACTCCCCGGCGGCGGAGACCAGCAGCCCCTCGTCCCAGCGCGGATGCCGCGCCGCCGCCACCAGCTGTTGCTGCCTTTTCCGCTTCATCATTCGCAGCGACAGCGGCAGCCCGACGTTGCTCGCGCTCCGCTCCACGCTCGCGGGCCAGCCGCAGCCCACCGCGCCCGCCGGCTGCAACTGCAACCCAGCCGCCGCCGCGAGCTCCTCGATCCTCTTCATAAACTCCGCGTCCCCGCCACCCATACCATCCAAACTCGCGCTCAGCGCGCACCTCGCTGGCGTCCGAGCTGGAGGCGGCGGCCGCACCATCACACCGGTTCCCCAGTATACGGGTGACCGGGATCTCGCGAGCCCGGCGCACCCGCGGCCACCTCCTCCAAGGAAGGCGGGCAACGGCCGAGAGGAGGTCGAGGGCGACGTTGAGGCGGAGGAGGAGCGCGCGCACGGCGACGGTGCCACCGCGGCCACCTGGAAGCCCATGATCTTGTTCGGCCGCGGCGGGTGTCCAACGAGAGACCTCGAGCGCCCCCCGGCTGGCCTTTGATTGGGCCACCACCGCCGCACTGGGGAGGTGTGGAAATAGCAGTGCGCGCACA of Zea mays cultivar B73 chromosome 8, Zm-B73-REFERENCE-NAM-5.0, whole genome shotgun sequence contains these proteins:
- the LOC100501832 gene encoding uncharacterized LOC100501832, giving the protein MHASFVWLFQHIFAGTPALMLSLMLLLANFTVQSMGHSVAAAAATIPPTPPAERAEPSRSRSRFDAASVKAFSVGRTASVSGNDGGGGKTPPVSGATGDGRSDESSLYRPSRVTPQQPSAPPGAETAAQYAANAAEEAIWEMMLAEASKMQASARAEELSDSDVLRGLVAPVETELETEDHAEHTLTQQRYEQAVAAAPNNSLILANFAQFLYLVQNDHDRAEHYFERAVRAEPADSEALSWYATFLWKARNDLAGAEETYQEAIAADPGNAHHAAAYAHFLWNTGGDDTCYPLD